Proteins encoded within one genomic window of Aerococcus viridans:
- the purB gene encoding adenylosuccinate lyase, translating into MIPRYTRPEMGQIWSQENKYASWLEVEILATEAWAALGEVPKEDAQAIREKATFDTKRVEEIEKDTRHDVVAFTRNVSESLGEERKWVHYGLTSTDVVDTAQGYQLKQANDLIRKDLDRFLQVLKARAIEHKYTVTMGRTHGVHAEPTTFGLKIARWYSECKRNIQRFEAAARGVEAGKISGAVGTYANVPPFIETYVCEHLGINPQEISTQILPRDLHAEYISSLALIATMIENIATEVRSLQKSETREVEEFFAKGQKGSSAMPHKRNPIGSENMAGLARVVRGHVMTAYENVTLWHERDISHSSAERIILPDTTILVDYMLNRFANIMEKLTVFPENMKRNMDATHGLIYSQRVLLKLVDAGLSREAAYDLVQPLTAIAWDEGKHFKGLVEANEEITSHLDQAAIDDAFDYHYHIQKVDDIFKKLGLVED; encoded by the coding sequence ATGATACCTAGATATACCCGTCCTGAAATGGGGCAAATCTGGTCACAAGAAAATAAATATGCCTCTTGGTTGGAAGTTGAAATTCTTGCAACAGAGGCATGGGCAGCCTTAGGGGAAGTCCCTAAAGAGGATGCGCAAGCTATTCGTGAAAAGGCCACTTTTGATACAAAACGAGTGGAAGAAATTGAAAAAGACACCCGTCATGATGTGGTTGCCTTTACCCGTAATGTGTCTGAATCATTGGGCGAAGAACGTAAATGGGTGCATTATGGCTTAACGTCTACTGATGTTGTGGATACAGCTCAAGGTTACCAATTAAAACAAGCAAATGATTTAATTCGTAAAGATTTAGACCGATTCTTGCAGGTGTTAAAAGCACGTGCGATTGAACATAAATACACGGTTACAATGGGCCGCACCCATGGTGTTCATGCTGAACCAACGACTTTTGGTTTGAAAATAGCACGTTGGTATTCAGAATGTAAACGAAATATCCAACGATTTGAAGCAGCTGCGCGAGGTGTTGAAGCAGGTAAAATTTCTGGTGCAGTAGGTACTTACGCCAATGTACCGCCATTTATTGAAACTTATGTATGTGAACACTTAGGCATTAACCCACAAGAGATTTCAACTCAAATCTTACCACGTGACCTACACGCTGAATATATTTCATCACTCGCTTTAATTGCTACAATGATAGAAAATATTGCGACAGAAGTCCGTTCGCTACAAAAATCGGAAACGCGGGAAGTGGAAGAATTCTTTGCAAAAGGGCAAAAAGGTTCAAGCGCTATGCCACATAAGCGTAACCCAATCGGTTCAGAAAACATGGCTGGATTAGCCCGTGTCGTTCGTGGTCACGTCATGACTGCCTATGAAAACGTGACTTTATGGCATGAAAGAGATATCTCTCATTCATCTGCTGAACGGATTATTCTACCAGATACAACAATCTTAGTAGATTATATGTTAAATCGTTTCGCAAACATTATGGAAAAACTCACCGTCTTCCCTGAAAATATGAAACGCAACATGGATGCTACTCACGGTTTAATCTACTCACAACGTGTATTGCTAAAATTGGTTGATGCAGGCTTATCACGCGAAGCAGCCTACGATTTAGTTCAACCATTAACAGCAATCGCTTGGGACGAAGGCAAGCACTTTAAAGGGCTTGTAGAAGCCAATGAAGAAATCACTAGTCACCTAGATCAAGCAGCTATTGATGACGCCTTTGACTACCATTACCACATCCAAAAAGTGGATGACATCTTCAAAAAATTAGGACTAGTAGAAGATTAG
- a CDS encoding AraC family transcriptional regulator gives MTKVKLEGELLEAIAVNTFQKHLSLSYHDERRTMMLKSYNNIPSLEQIGMDLAEYSSITASMHYHDHFEILFYLGNQCQFIVNDISYTLYNGDIMIIPPNIPHLMTSEEGINNTRFSCMVPEKLIHQYAMVNDNLYEDIIRFYNEPGHYRLDKENLDKIITHLNKILTYSDEEVEETTFATAFHLYHSLMNVYHAKKIPSMSGDYKEDKHFSHIIYYIDQHFKESDLQLDRITKVFDISPYYLSKLFRKEMNQNFHEYLIEKRANYAAQLINHMSTNKMSLQDISDASGFGDYSTFYRSFKKVFNTSPKKYAQQNTQTIL, from the coding sequence ATGACGAAAGTTAAATTAGAAGGTGAACTCTTGGAAGCAATTGCCGTTAATACATTTCAGAAACATTTATCTCTTAGCTATCATGATGAACGACGCACAATGATGCTTAAATCTTATAATAATATCCCTTCACTTGAGCAAATTGGTATGGATCTTGCAGAATACTCTAGTATTACTGCTAGTATGCATTATCATGACCATTTTGAAATTCTATTCTACTTAGGTAATCAATGTCAGTTTATCGTAAATGATATCAGTTACACACTTTACAATGGTGATATTATGATTATTCCACCTAACATTCCGCATTTAATGACTAGTGAAGAAGGTATTAATAATACCCGTTTTAGCTGCATGGTACCTGAGAAGTTGATTCATCAATATGCTATGGTAAATGATAATCTTTATGAAGATATTATTCGCTTTTATAATGAACCGGGGCATTACCGTTTAGATAAAGAAAATCTGGATAAGATAATTACTCATTTAAATAAAATTCTTACTTATAGTGATGAAGAAGTAGAAGAAACTACCTTCGCAACTGCTTTTCACCTATACCATTCATTGATGAACGTCTACCATGCGAAGAAAATCCCGTCTATGTCTGGTGATTATAAAGAGGACAAACACTTTAGTCACATCATCTACTATATCGATCAACACTTTAAAGAATCTGACTTACAATTAGACCGGATTACAAAAGTATTTGATATTTCGCCATATTATTTATCAAAACTATTCCGTAAAGAAATGAACCAAAACTTCCACGAATATTTGATTGAGAAACGTGCCAACTATGCTGCACAATTAATCAATCATATGAGCACCAACAAAATGTCCTTACAAGACATATCCGACGCATCCGGATTCGGTGACTACTCTACTTTCTACCGTTCATTCAAGAAGGTATTCAACACCTCTCCGAAGAAGTATGCACAACAAAATACGCAGACTATTCTTTAA